The Toxorhynchites rutilus septentrionalis strain SRP chromosome 3, ASM2978413v1, whole genome shotgun sequence genome includes a region encoding these proteins:
- the LOC129779749 gene encoding larval cuticle protein A2B-like, which yields MVLKITCFAAIVATAHAIAVGYPAVAKVAVADYDPNPQYSYSYSVADAVTGDNKNQQESRSGDVVTGSYSLIEPDGVQRVVEYTADPVNGFNAVVHRGPIAAKVVAPVAKFAAPIGYPRLGHPLAHPLYG from the exons ATGGTTCTTAAA atCACTTGTTTTGCTGCCATCGTTGCAACAGCGCATGCCATCGCTGTTGGGTATCCCGCAGTGGCCAAAGTTGCAGTAGCTGATTACGATCCAAATCCACAGTATAGCTACAGCTACAGTGTTGCG GACGCAGTCACTGGCGATAATAAGAACCAACAAGAGTCTCGCTCCGGAGATGTGGTAACTGGTTCTTATTCTTTGATCGAACCCGACGGTGTCCAGCGTGTGGTTGAATATACAGCTGACCCAGTGAATGGATTCAATGCCGTCGTTCATCGCGGACCGATCGCTGCTAAGGTTGTTGCCCCAGTTGCCAAGTTCGCCGCCCCGATTGGCTATCCGAGACTTGGCCATCCATTGGCACATCCGCTCTACGGTTAG
- the LOC129779747 gene encoding larval cuticle protein A2B-like: protein MAFKFAVFAAIVAVANAVAIGYPAAIPAVAKIAAPYAYPAVAKVAAPVIAKAVDDYDPNPQYSYSYHIADALTGDNKEQQESRSGDVVTGSYSLVEPDGTRRVVEYTADPVNGFNAVVHREPLVKAVAPVAKIAAPLAYPAAHVGYPAYGKAILG from the exons ATGGCATTTAAA TTTGCAGTTTTCGCCGCCATTGTGGCTGTGGCTAACGCAGTTGCTATTGGGTATCCCGCAGCTATCCCAGCAGTTGCCAAAATCGCAGCTCCATATGCCTATCCTGCCGTTGCCAAAGTAGCAGCCCCAGTGATTGCTAAAGCCGTCGATGACTACGATCCAAATCCACAATATAGCTACAGCTATCACATCGCC gatGCCCTGACCGGAGATAACAAGGAACAGCAGGAGTCCCGTTCGGGAGACGTGGTTACTGGATCTTATTCCCTTGTTGAACCCGATGGCACCCGCCGTGTTGTTGAGTATACCGCCGATCCAGTCAATGGATTCAATGCTGTTGTCCATCGTGAGCCTCTTGTCAAGGCTGTGGCACCAGTGGCCAAGATTGCTGCCCCTCTTGCCTATCCTGCCGCACATGTTGGCTATCCAGCCTATGGCAAAGCCATTCTTGGTTAA